One window of Trifolium pratense cultivar HEN17-A07 linkage group LG5, ARS_RC_1.1, whole genome shotgun sequence genomic DNA carries:
- the LOC123884325 gene encoding jasmonoyl--L-amino acid synthetase JAR4-like isoform X1 translates to MLTFFKNILLSNFGLNYKLFVSFLSFLVKGCLNKMIFILGHRLRSMNTVAYTNTDTNNNVKECTKMIEKVEKLDMEKVIENFERLTKDAEKVQRETLKRILEENASAEYLQNLGLNGRTDPESFKACVPLAIYKDLEPYINRMVGGDVSPILTGKPITAISLSSGTSQGKQKFIPWNDELFETTVQIYQTSFAFRNREFPIQNGKALSFIYSSKSSQTKGGVTAATATANVFKNPGYKHAMELLKSPSVSPDEVIFSPDFHQTLYCHLLCGLLFRDEVQLVSSTFAYSIVYAFRTFEQVFDELITDIKEGVLSSRITHQSIRTAMSKLLKPNPELANLLHKKCIGLSNWYGLIPELFPNVKYVQGIMTGSMEAYLKKLRHYAGDIPLLTSEYGSSEGWIASNVNPKVAPEFATYAILPQIAYFEFIPLTQLDGNEVELKPVGLTDVKIGEEYEILFTNPAGLYRYRLGDVVKVMGFHNSTPEIKFLRRSNLLLTINIDKNTENDLQLSVEAASELLAGEKMEVIDYTSYIDLSKEPGHYVIFWEISGEASDEVLGECCTCLDKSFVDLGYISSRKSKGIGALELRVVRKGTFKIVLEHCVRLGTSVSQFKTPRCIGPANNEVLQILLANVVKNYFSFAYI, encoded by the exons ATGTTGacttttttcaaaaacattttACTATCTAATTTTGGACTCAATTATAaactttttgtttcttttctttcttttttggtaaAGGGGTGTctcaataaaatgatatttatcTTAGGACACCGCCTACGAAGCATGAACACAGTCGCATACACCAACACTGACACAAATAATAAT GTGAAAGAGTGTACCAAGATGATTGAAAAAGTTGAAAAGCTTGACATGGAAAAAGTGATAGAAAATTTTGAGAGATTAACAAAGGATGCTGAGAAAGTTCAAAGGGAAACACTGAAGAGGATTTTGGAAGAAAATGCATCAGCTGAATACTTGCAGAATTTAGGACTTAATGGAAGAACTGATCCAGAAAGTTTCAAGGCTTGTGTTCCATTGGCTATTTACAAAGATTTGGAGCCTTATATCAATAGAATGGTTGGTGGTGATGTTTCTCCTATTCTCACTGGAAAACCAATCACTGCAATTTCTTTAAG TTCTGGTACTAGTCAAGGGAAGCAAAAGTTTATACCATGGAATGATGAATTGTTTGAAACCACAGTTCAGATATATCAAACCTCTTTTGCCTTTAGGAACAG AGAATTTCCTATCCAAAATGGCAAGGCCTTAAGCTTCATCTATAGCAGCAAATCATCACAAACAAAAGGGGGTGTGACAGCAGCAACAGCAACAGCCAATGTATTCAAAAATCCAGGATACAAGCATGCAATGGAATTACTTAAGTCTCCTAGTGTCAGTCCAGATGAAGTGATATTCAGTCCAGATTTTCACCAAACACTCTACTGTCACCTCTTATGTGGACTACTTTTCCGAGATGAAGTTCAATTAGTTTCATCAACATTTGCATATAGCATAGTCTATGCTTTTCGAACCTTTGAACAAGTTTTCGATGAACTTATTACTGATATCAAAGAAGGTGTTCTTAGCAGTAGAATCACACATCAATCCATTAGAACTGCTATGTCAAAATTGCTGAAACCAAATCCTGAACTAGCTAACTTGCTCCACAAGAAATGTATCGGATTAAGCAATTGGTATGGATTGATACCAGAGCTTTTTCCAAATGTTAAATATGTTCAAGGGATTATGACAGGTTCAATGGAAGCTTATTTGAAAAAGCTGAGACACTATGCTGGAGATATTCCTCTGTTGACTTCTGAATATGGTTCTTCTGAAGGTTGGATTGCTTCAAATGTTAATCCTAAAGTGGCTCCTGAATTTGCTACTTATGCTATTCTTCCTCAAATTGCTTATTTTGAATTCATTCCTTTGACACAACTTGATGGAAATGAGGTTGAGCTAAAGCCAGTTGGATTAACTGATGTGAAGATTGGTGAAGAGTATGAGATTTTATTCACCAATCCTGCAG GCTTATACAGATATAGGCTAGGAGATGTGGTAAAGGTTATGGGTTTCCATAACTCAACTCCAGAAATCAAGTTTCTTCGCCGGAGTAACCTTTTGCTCACAATTAATATTGATAAGAACACAGAGAATGATCTACAACTATCAGTGGAAGCCGCATCCGAGTTGTTAGCTGGAGAGAAAATGGAAGTGATTGATTACACTAGCTACATCGATTTATCCAAAGAACCAGGACACTACGTTATCTTCTGGGAAATCAGTGGTGAAGCGAGTGATGAAGTGTTAGGTGAATGTTGCACATGTTTGGACAAGTCTTTTGTTGATCTTGGTTACATAAGTTCTAGAAAATCCAAAGGCATTGGAGCTCTTGAACTCCGAGTTGTTCGGAAAGGAACATTCAAAATCGTTCTTGAGCATTGTGTTCGATTAGGCACGTCGGTGAGTCAATTCAAGACACCTAGGTGTATTGGTCCTGCAAACAATGAAGTGTTGCAAATATTGTTGGCAAATGTTGTCAAGAACTATTTTAGTTTTGCATACATTTAA
- the LOC123884325 gene encoding jasmonoyl--L-amino acid synthetase JAR6-like isoform X2 translates to MIEKVEKLDMEKVIENFERLTKDAEKVQRETLKRILEENASAEYLQNLGLNGRTDPESFKACVPLAIYKDLEPYINRMVGGDVSPILTGKPITAISLSSGTSQGKQKFIPWNDELFETTVQIYQTSFAFRNREFPIQNGKALSFIYSSKSSQTKGGVTAATATANVFKNPGYKHAMELLKSPSVSPDEVIFSPDFHQTLYCHLLCGLLFRDEVQLVSSTFAYSIVYAFRTFEQVFDELITDIKEGVLSSRITHQSIRTAMSKLLKPNPELANLLHKKCIGLSNWYGLIPELFPNVKYVQGIMTGSMEAYLKKLRHYAGDIPLLTSEYGSSEGWIASNVNPKVAPEFATYAILPQIAYFEFIPLTQLDGNEVELKPVGLTDVKIGEEYEILFTNPAGLYRYRLGDVVKVMGFHNSTPEIKFLRRSNLLLTINIDKNTENDLQLSVEAASELLAGEKMEVIDYTSYIDLSKEPGHYVIFWEISGEASDEVLGECCTCLDKSFVDLGYISSRKSKGIGALELRVVRKGTFKIVLEHCVRLGTSVSQFKTPRCIGPANNEVLQILLANVVKNYFSFAYI, encoded by the exons ATGATTGAAAAAGTTGAAAAGCTTGACATGGAAAAAGTGATAGAAAATTTTGAGAGATTAACAAAGGATGCTGAGAAAGTTCAAAGGGAAACACTGAAGAGGATTTTGGAAGAAAATGCATCAGCTGAATACTTGCAGAATTTAGGACTTAATGGAAGAACTGATCCAGAAAGTTTCAAGGCTTGTGTTCCATTGGCTATTTACAAAGATTTGGAGCCTTATATCAATAGAATGGTTGGTGGTGATGTTTCTCCTATTCTCACTGGAAAACCAATCACTGCAATTTCTTTAAG TTCTGGTACTAGTCAAGGGAAGCAAAAGTTTATACCATGGAATGATGAATTGTTTGAAACCACAGTTCAGATATATCAAACCTCTTTTGCCTTTAGGAACAG AGAATTTCCTATCCAAAATGGCAAGGCCTTAAGCTTCATCTATAGCAGCAAATCATCACAAACAAAAGGGGGTGTGACAGCAGCAACAGCAACAGCCAATGTATTCAAAAATCCAGGATACAAGCATGCAATGGAATTACTTAAGTCTCCTAGTGTCAGTCCAGATGAAGTGATATTCAGTCCAGATTTTCACCAAACACTCTACTGTCACCTCTTATGTGGACTACTTTTCCGAGATGAAGTTCAATTAGTTTCATCAACATTTGCATATAGCATAGTCTATGCTTTTCGAACCTTTGAACAAGTTTTCGATGAACTTATTACTGATATCAAAGAAGGTGTTCTTAGCAGTAGAATCACACATCAATCCATTAGAACTGCTATGTCAAAATTGCTGAAACCAAATCCTGAACTAGCTAACTTGCTCCACAAGAAATGTATCGGATTAAGCAATTGGTATGGATTGATACCAGAGCTTTTTCCAAATGTTAAATATGTTCAAGGGATTATGACAGGTTCAATGGAAGCTTATTTGAAAAAGCTGAGACACTATGCTGGAGATATTCCTCTGTTGACTTCTGAATATGGTTCTTCTGAAGGTTGGATTGCTTCAAATGTTAATCCTAAAGTGGCTCCTGAATTTGCTACTTATGCTATTCTTCCTCAAATTGCTTATTTTGAATTCATTCCTTTGACACAACTTGATGGAAATGAGGTTGAGCTAAAGCCAGTTGGATTAACTGATGTGAAGATTGGTGAAGAGTATGAGATTTTATTCACCAATCCTGCAG GCTTATACAGATATAGGCTAGGAGATGTGGTAAAGGTTATGGGTTTCCATAACTCAACTCCAGAAATCAAGTTTCTTCGCCGGAGTAACCTTTTGCTCACAATTAATATTGATAAGAACACAGAGAATGATCTACAACTATCAGTGGAAGCCGCATCCGAGTTGTTAGCTGGAGAGAAAATGGAAGTGATTGATTACACTAGCTACATCGATTTATCCAAAGAACCAGGACACTACGTTATCTTCTGGGAAATCAGTGGTGAAGCGAGTGATGAAGTGTTAGGTGAATGTTGCACATGTTTGGACAAGTCTTTTGTTGATCTTGGTTACATAAGTTCTAGAAAATCCAAAGGCATTGGAGCTCTTGAACTCCGAGTTGTTCGGAAAGGAACATTCAAAATCGTTCTTGAGCATTGTGTTCGATTAGGCACGTCGGTGAGTCAATTCAAGACACCTAGGTGTATTGGTCCTGCAAACAATGAAGTGTTGCAAATATTGTTGGCAAATGTTGTCAAGAACTATTTTAGTTTTGCATACATTTAA